A stretch of Spirosoma oryzicola DNA encodes these proteins:
- a CDS encoding DUF4747 family protein: MAFIRKDKSKKPKQFPFTYLLLNIKLISNRRQGEDAYKQIFQDIYSNTITEHVGRGKRAFLRTMFPENIDGQEFYYGRITRFTDLENNSWVSVITREEITMNLEKGLYPNKQETEYVFVPQAHRLALKLSSDFTIKNAQDFFTKAIGKVVSSDEDFSVNIQQSTDIFEEIFKAQKVENLYINVTYTNSDEIGDDAAEWLDAQLKASNISEANLTFEAGKNETINLDTDLIKGGLDLARENGEVQARVKDVNGKFRRIITKEHPEKNKTVATSEDGLKNVIFMEVMQRYRNNDE; encoded by the coding sequence ATGGCTTTTATCCGAAAAGATAAATCTAAGAAACCTAAGCAATTCCCATTTACCTATTTGCTTCTAAATATAAAGCTTATATCAAATAGACGTCAAGGCGAAGATGCTTATAAGCAGATTTTCCAAGACATTTACAGCAACACAATAACAGAACATGTTGGTAGGGGTAAAAGAGCATTTCTAAGAACAATGTTTCCTGAAAACATCGATGGTCAAGAGTTCTACTATGGGCGAATTACGCGGTTTACTGATCTAGAAAATAATAGTTGGGTCAGCGTAATTACAAGAGAAGAAATTACTATGAATCTTGAAAAAGGTTTATACCCAAATAAACAAGAAACAGAGTACGTATTTGTGCCACAAGCTCATAGATTAGCGCTGAAATTATCTTCTGATTTTACCATTAAAAATGCACAGGATTTCTTCACAAAAGCGATAGGAAAAGTAGTAAGTAGCGATGAAGATTTTTCAGTAAATATTCAGCAGTCAACAGATATATTTGAAGAAATATTTAAAGCACAAAAAGTTGAAAACTTATATATAAATGTTACGTATACAAACTCAGATGAAATAGGAGATGATGCTGCCGAATGGCTTGACGCTCAATTAAAAGCATCTAATATTAGTGAGGCTAATCTCACTTTTGAAGCAGGCAAAAATGAAACTATTAACCTAGATACAGACTTAATCAAAGGAGGCTTAGACTTGGCTAGGGAAAATGGTGAGGTACAAGCTAGAGTGAAGGACGTAAATGGGAAGTTTAGAAGAATTATAACGAAGGAACATCCTGAGAAAAATAAAACGGTGGCGACCTCCGAAGATGGGCTAAAAAATGTTATATTTATGGAGGTAATGCAACG
- a CDS encoding phage integrase SAM-like domain-containing protein, translating to MKNSRMEISFFRRRSKQQGKAQLYCRIAVSGERVNIGSTGHTIEWDNWDGDRVTKSESGYYHMNEHLDTMRDQLRAHYSDLFRKKEKITAAKIKRLYEGQTGTVSLLSAFELYMKDCKTDPERNLTKSTITVYDNVRKKLTDFLIKRKATDLLVEDFDLGWVKAYRAWMKTLPQSDGKAGHADSYVAKQTQTIKNVIIWAKLHKLSDKNPLDGYKVKGIVYDDPIFLTDEQFIQLRKHRFSNPRLQQIADVFIILCRTGFHYGDLEDFVKEHKTALRRGIDGEVWLMKSRIKTEVMIKVPQFEEVKQIIGKYGGWEKLPMISLAKFNFYLKLVAAELNLHPDLSSKAGRKTFTDWCFNTLNLTTDAVLVLLGRKTADGLEVYGRPDERRVASELKNSKVLQQKKKVSGDNRRNKSA from the coding sequence ATGAAAAATTCAAGAATGGAAATTAGTTTCTTTAGAAGAAGAAGCAAACAACAGGGTAAAGCCCAGCTTTACTGCCGGATCGCAGTCAGCGGGGAGCGGGTAAACATTGGCAGTACGGGCCACACCATCGAGTGGGATAACTGGGACGGCGACAGGGTCACCAAATCGGAATCCGGGTACTATCACATGAATGAACATCTGGACACAATGCGCGATCAGCTCCGGGCACACTACAGCGATCTGTTTCGGAAAAAGGAAAAGATTACGGCGGCCAAGATCAAGCGGCTCTACGAAGGGCAAACCGGCACGGTGAGTCTGCTGTCCGCTTTCGAGTTGTACATGAAGGATTGCAAGACAGATCCCGAGCGTAATCTAACCAAATCTACTATTACTGTTTACGACAATGTCCGAAAGAAGCTGACCGACTTTCTGATCAAAAGAAAGGCAACCGATCTTCTGGTCGAAGACTTTGACTTAGGTTGGGTGAAAGCCTACCGGGCCTGGATGAAAACGCTTCCTCAGTCGGACGGAAAAGCTGGCCACGCTGATAGCTACGTGGCCAAGCAGACGCAGACGATCAAGAACGTGATCATCTGGGCCAAACTCCACAAACTCTCGGATAAAAACCCTCTAGACGGCTACAAAGTGAAAGGTATTGTGTATGACGATCCAATCTTTCTGACCGATGAGCAGTTCATCCAACTGCGCAAGCACCGCTTTTCAAACCCAAGGCTCCAGCAAATCGCTGATGTGTTCATTATTCTGTGCCGAACCGGTTTCCACTATGGTGATCTGGAGGATTTTGTGAAGGAACACAAAACGGCGCTACGTCGGGGCATCGATGGTGAAGTGTGGCTAATGAAATCCCGCATCAAAACTGAGGTCATGATCAAGGTACCCCAGTTCGAGGAAGTAAAGCAGATCATTGGGAAATACGGTGGCTGGGAGAAACTGCCCATGATCAGCCTAGCTAAGTTTAATTTTTACCTCAAACTGGTGGCCGCCGAACTGAATCTGCATCCAGATTTGTCGAGTAAGGCAGGTCGTAAAACATTTACGGACTGGTGCTTCAATACGCTGAACTTGACGACTGATGCAGTACTCGTCTTACTGGGTCGAAAAACAGCCGATGGGCTAGAAGTGTATGGAAGGCCCGATGAAAGGCGAGTAGCCTCGGAGCTAAAGAACAGCAAAGTGCTCCAGCAGAAGAAAAAAGTGTCTGGTGATAACAGGCGTAATAAATCAGCCTAA
- a CDS encoding PAS domain-containing protein, with translation MNTRLSDEETKRLAALDSYAILDSLPEKDYEDITLLAAQICATPVALITLVDQSRQWFKSNRGLSFRQTPREHAFCAHNLLLTTPLIVEDARQDERFRQNPLVTGDPRIVFYAGEPLIDEDGQTLGSLCVIDSTVRQLDEGQLRALNILAKQVVTLLTARRKAIREAHLQHQLRVSEARFGDLVMATPTATAVFVGREMVIDQVNDPMLSIWGKDDSVKGKPLHTAMPELEGQPFLAQLQHVFDTGEPFLQKEGMAQVIENGQLKQVWFNHAYNPLLDEKGQIYGVINVAFDVTSQVLVRQQLAERESRFRSVVEQAPMAIGQLKGRDMVIEVGNERIFEVWGKDASVVGKPILEALPELEGQPFMALLENVYDTGTPFYGTAVLAKLVRQGKLEDVYFDFSYSPIRAVDGQITGVLILAVEVTIQVAARQEIEKSEQRFRSLVADAPFAIAVYETADLLISVANDAMIKLWGKTNAVIGQPLIDALPEIADQPFIPLLNVVYATAKTYRTTEQSANLLIEGQLQTRWFNFVYQPLLDGQGQVYAILNMAVDVTDAYIARQLLQESEQSYRELAADLDNRVEARTQELLLANDDLQRSNDNLQQFAYVASHDLQEPLRKIQAFSDLLGSQLANHADSSVGEHLHRIARAAARMSQLVRDLLAYSLISTRQQAFGPVSLRAVMAGVLASLHRTIQQTDAQIEVADLPPARGDNWQLTQLFENLLANALKFVKPKQKPRIQVEYFHRSANELPSDVRCTSAVSFYHQISVTDNGIGFDGKYLDRIFQVFQQLNNRDDYSGTGVGLAICQRVVENHGGGITANSQPGHGATFCVYLPD, from the coding sequence ATGAATACACGCTTGTCGGACGAGGAAACCAAGCGCCTGGCGGCTCTGGATAGCTATGCCATCTTAGATTCTCTACCCGAAAAAGACTACGAAGATATTACCCTGCTAGCGGCCCAAATCTGCGCTACGCCCGTGGCCTTAATCACGCTGGTCGATCAGTCGCGACAGTGGTTTAAATCCAACCGGGGACTCTCCTTTCGGCAAACGCCCCGAGAACATGCCTTTTGCGCTCATAATCTACTGCTTACTACCCCTTTGATTGTCGAAGACGCCCGCCAGGATGAACGCTTTCGCCAAAATCCACTGGTAACCGGCGATCCCCGTATCGTCTTCTACGCCGGCGAACCGCTGATCGACGAGGATGGCCAAACGCTAGGTTCACTCTGCGTCATCGATTCAACCGTGCGTCAGCTCGATGAGGGGCAACTTAGGGCGCTCAACATTCTGGCCAAACAGGTCGTAACTTTACTGACGGCGCGTCGGAAGGCGATTCGGGAAGCCCATTTGCAGCACCAACTTCGGGTCAGCGAAGCCCGCTTTGGGGACCTGGTCATGGCGACCCCAACCGCCACGGCAGTCTTTGTGGGTCGCGAGATGGTCATTGACCAGGTCAACGACCCCATGCTATCGATCTGGGGCAAAGACGATTCCGTGAAAGGCAAACCGTTGCACACGGCGATGCCTGAACTGGAAGGACAACCCTTTCTAGCCCAGCTCCAGCACGTCTTTGACACGGGCGAGCCGTTCCTTCAAAAGGAAGGCATGGCCCAAGTGATCGAGAACGGCCAGCTAAAACAAGTTTGGTTTAACCACGCCTATAATCCGCTACTTGACGAGAAGGGCCAGATTTACGGGGTCATCAATGTGGCCTTTGACGTGACGAGTCAGGTCCTCGTTCGCCAGCAGCTGGCCGAGCGGGAAAGCCGGTTTCGGAGCGTCGTTGAACAGGCACCCATGGCAATCGGTCAGCTCAAGGGTCGTGACATGGTCATCGAGGTAGGCAACGAGCGCATTTTCGAAGTATGGGGCAAAGATGCATCGGTGGTGGGTAAACCTATTCTGGAGGCCCTACCCGAGCTGGAAGGCCAGCCTTTTATGGCGCTGCTGGAAAACGTCTACGATACGGGTACCCCCTTTTATGGGACGGCGGTGTTAGCCAAACTCGTCCGGCAAGGTAAACTCGAGGATGTGTATTTCGACTTCAGCTATTCTCCCATCCGGGCAGTCGATGGCCAAATTACGGGCGTTCTGATTCTGGCCGTCGAGGTAACCATACAAGTCGCAGCGCGCCAGGAAATTGAAAAAAGCGAGCAACGTTTCCGTAGCCTAGTAGCGGATGCCCCCTTTGCCATTGCCGTTTACGAAACGGCCGACCTGCTCATTTCGGTGGCCAACGATGCCATGATCAAACTGTGGGGCAAAACCAACGCCGTGATCGGCCAACCGCTAATCGACGCTTTGCCTGAAATCGCCGATCAGCCCTTCATTCCCCTGTTGAACGTGGTTTACGCGACGGCAAAAACGTACCGTACCACGGAACAGTCCGCGAACTTACTGATTGAGGGCCAGTTGCAAACCCGTTGGTTCAACTTTGTTTACCAACCCCTGCTGGATGGCCAGGGGCAGGTGTACGCCATTTTAAACATGGCGGTCGATGTTACGGACGCTTACATAGCCCGTCAGTTGCTGCAGGAAAGCGAACAAAGCTACCGGGAGTTAGCCGCCGATTTGGACAACCGGGTTGAGGCCCGCACCCAGGAACTGTTGCTCGCCAATGACGACCTACAACGCTCCAACGACAACTTGCAGCAGTTCGCCTACGTGGCCAGCCACGACCTTCAGGAGCCCTTACGCAAGATCCAAGCCTTCAGCGACCTGCTGGGATCACAGCTCGCCAATCATGCCGACTCATCGGTGGGTGAGCATCTACACCGCATTGCCAGGGCGGCAGCGCGCATGTCCCAGTTGGTGCGCGACTTGCTGGCTTACTCCCTGATCTCGACCCGTCAGCAGGCATTCGGACCCGTTTCGCTGCGGGCGGTTATGGCGGGTGTATTGGCAAGCCTGCACCGGACAATTCAACAAACCGACGCTCAGATTGAGGTGGCCGATCTACCCCCGGCCCGGGGCGACAACTGGCAGCTGACCCAGCTGTTTGAGAACCTGCTGGCCAACGCCCTCAAGTTTGTCAAGCCCAAACAAAAGCCCCGGATTCAGGTTGAGTACTTTCATCGCTCCGCTAACGAGCTACCCAGTGATGTTCGTTGTACCTCCGCCGTTTCGTTCTACCATCAGATCAGTGTGACCGATAACGGCATCGGTTTCGATGGGAAATACCTGGACCGTATCTTTCAGGTATTTCAGCAGCTCAACAACCGGGACGATTACTCGGGTACGGGCGTAGGGCTGGCGATCTGTCAACGGGTGGTAGAGAATCACGGTGGTGGTATCACGGCCAACAGTCAGCCGGGGCATGGGGCCACCTTTTGTGTGTACCTGCCCGACTGA
- a CDS encoding response regulator, with product MDPLDRMPIVHIEHDVDDHYLVEKALQAASIRNPVRFFRNGQQALQYLQTTDEVPLVILCDVIMPGMDGFELRDRIAADPVLHMKAIPFVYFSTWANKKLVEQAYEGPIQGYHLKGISFEDLKAELSLIVAYWRRCLHPRSFQ from the coding sequence ATGGATCCCTTGGATCGGATGCCCATTGTTCATATTGAGCATGATGTTGACGATCACTACCTGGTCGAAAAAGCACTCCAGGCAGCCTCGATTCGTAACCCGGTTCGTTTTTTCAGGAATGGCCAGCAGGCGCTGCAGTATTTGCAGACAACCGACGAGGTACCGCTGGTGATCTTATGCGATGTGATCATGCCGGGCATGGACGGCTTTGAACTACGCGATCGTATTGCCGCCGATCCTGTTCTGCATATGAAGGCTATTCCCTTCGTTTATTTCTCGACCTGGGCCAACAAAAAGCTCGTGGAGCAGGCTTATGAAGGTCCTATTCAGGGTTATCACCTGAAAGGCATAAGCTTCGAGGATCTCAAGGCCGAGCTTAGTCTGATCGTAGCCTACTGGAGGCGGTGCCTGCATCCGCGCAGTTTTCAGTAG
- a CDS encoding recombinase family protein, which yields MQLNALKTVGCERFFQDKMSGASTDRPQLQLMVDQLRPGDEVVVWKLDRLGRSITHLIELVNSFSDKGVAFSSLSDNIDTSTPSGKLIFHIFCSLAEYERALIRERTMAGLAAAKLRGKTGGKPKGLTEEAKNTARVAESLYKEGYSIKLISDQLKITRMTVYNYLKFRGVNIK from the coding sequence ATGCAATTGAACGCATTGAAAACGGTCGGATGCGAAAGATTCTTTCAAGACAAAATGTCGGGGGCTAGTACGGATCGTCCCCAGCTGCAGCTGATGGTTGATCAGCTGAGGCCCGGTGATGAGGTGGTTGTCTGGAAGCTCGACCGGCTAGGCCGATCCATTACCCACCTAATTGAATTGGTCAATTCATTTTCGGATAAGGGCGTGGCCTTCTCCAGTCTGTCAGATAACATCGACACTAGCACGCCGTCGGGCAAACTAATCTTTCATATTTTTTGCAGCCTGGCCGAATACGAGCGGGCGCTGATCCGGGAGCGAACAATGGCCGGCTTAGCCGCTGCAAAACTTCGGGGTAAAACGGGAGGGAAGCCTAAAGGTTTGACTGAGGAGGCCAAGAACACCGCGCGGGTCGCTGAATCCCTCTACAAAGAAGGGTATTCGATTAAGCTCATCAGCGATCAGCTGAAGATAACCCGCATGACAGTGTACAATTATTTAAAATTTAGAGGAGTAAATATAAAATAA